One window of Thermacetogenium phaeum DSM 12270 genomic DNA carries:
- a CDS encoding ABC transporter permease: MRLVWYLLAFFCVITLNFFLIRFMPGDPLVHLLGEENYQYLYVHEPETLEELKARYGLDKPLPVQYGIYLANCLKGDFGWSYQYGQPVFKVILFRIKWTLVLLLPAIILAAILGAYLGTLAGWRKGQKVDFIFTPVLLFFYTVPTYCFGMLLLLIFAFYLDLFPLGGMVSGGLSGPSRLVDILWHMCLPLTVLVIHNGAYNYIIMRNSVAQVRKEEYVLTAFAKGLRDRQVLFRHIFRNALPPLVTVVALDFGFLLAGALLVEVVFSWQGMGTLIYDAVVSRDYPMLQGCFLVLTFCVILANFLADLVYALIDPRVKEGENRA; the protein is encoded by the coding sequence TTGAGGTTGGTCTGGTATTTATTAGCTTTTTTCTGCGTGATCACTTTAAACTTTTTTCTGATCCGCTTCATGCCCGGAGATCCTCTGGTTCATCTCTTGGGTGAGGAAAACTACCAGTATCTCTACGTTCATGAACCTGAGACCTTGGAGGAGTTGAAAGCCAGGTACGGACTGGACAAGCCCTTGCCCGTTCAGTACGGCATTTATCTTGCCAACTGCCTGAAAGGGGACTTTGGCTGGTCCTATCAATACGGGCAGCCTGTTTTCAAGGTGATCCTCTTCCGCATCAAGTGGACGCTTGTCCTGCTCCTGCCGGCGATTATTCTGGCTGCCATTTTAGGGGCTTATCTGGGAACTCTGGCGGGATGGAGGAAGGGCCAGAAAGTTGACTTCATCTTTACTCCTGTGCTCCTGTTCTTTTACACAGTGCCTACCTACTGCTTCGGGATGCTGCTGCTCCTGATTTTCGCCTTTTACCTCGACCTCTTTCCTTTAGGTGGGATGGTCAGCGGGGGTCTTTCCGGCCCTTCCAGGCTGGTTGATATCTTGTGGCACATGTGCCTTCCCCTGACGGTTCTGGTTATCCACAACGGTGCCTACAACTACATCATCATGCGCAACTCTGTGGCCCAGGTAAGGAAAGAGGAATACGTGCTGACTGCTTTTGCAAAGGGTTTAAGAGACAGGCAGGTTCTCTTCAGGCACATTTTCCGCAATGCCCTGCCGCCGCTGGTGACCGTGGTGGCTCTTGACTTCGGATTCCTGTTGGCTGGGGCTTTACTTGTGGAAGTGGTCTTTTCCTGGCAGGGGATGGGCACGTTAATCTATGATGCGGTAGTCTCCAGGGACTACCCCATGCTCCAGGGATGTTTCCTGGTTTTGACTTTTTGCGTGATCTTGGCCAATTTCCTGGCTGACCTCGTCTACGCCTTGATTGATCCCCGGGTCAAGGAGGGGGAGAACCGTGCTTAA